The sequence CCATCGTCAGGCTCTTCCCGCTGCCCGTGGTGTGCCACACCACGCCGCCCCGCCGGGCGCCGCCGGGCGTGCGTTCCTGCACCCGCCGCACGGCCTCCTTCACCGCGAAGTACTGCTGGGAGCGGGCGGCCTTCTTCACCCCCGCGTCGAAGACAATGAAACCCCGGATGAATTCGAGCAGCCGCGCGGGGGCCAACAGCGACCCGATCAGGGCGTCCTGCGCGCTCGGCAGACGGTCGCCCTCGTGCCAGACGCGGTCCAGCCTCGACCGCAGGGGCTCGTCCCGCCAACCCAGGATGGCCCGCCGCACCTCCTGAGGGAGCGGCGTGCTGACGAGTTCCGTCACCCGCGCACTCACCTGGGGGTCCTCCTCCCGCCAGGTCGCCCAGTACCGCGCGTCCGCCCCGGTCGTGCCGTACCTCGCGTCGTTCTGCGCCACCGCGAGCAGGAGCTGGGCGAACGAGTACAGCAGCGGAATCTCCTCCCGGGCGTGGTTGCGCAGGGTCTGCGAGATGGCCTCCGCGACCGACCCCTCCAGGTCGGGGCGCTTGCACTCGATGACGGCGAGCGGAATCCCGTTGCAGAAGAGCACGATGTCGGGCCGACGGGTCCGGGTGCTGCCGCTGCGCTCGACCTCGTACTCCTCGGTGACGTGCCAGGTGTTATTCGCCGGGTGTTCCCAGTCGATGTACCGCACGCTGAAGCTCTTGCGGTCCCCGTCCACCGTCTGCTCCACGCTCGTGCCGAGGGTCAGCAGGTCGTAGGCCCGCTGCGCGGTCGTGTACTGCGCCTCGAAGGGCAGGGCGAGCAACTGATCGGCCGCCTTCTGCAGGGCCTCCTCCGTGAACGGCAGCTCGCGGTCCAGGTAGTGCACACGGTTCAGGCGGGCGAGCGACGCCAGCAGCACGTCCGTCAGGATCACCTGCCCCCGGCGGCCCCGCCGCAGACGCAGCGCCTCCCCGGGGCTCAGGAAGGTGTAGCCGAGCCCCACCAGTTCGGCCAGGGCGGGCAGTTGGCTGGAGACGATCTCACGGAATTCGGGCGTGCTGGACAAGGCGACCTCCGGGGTGCCGTCAGCCTACCGTCCGGGCGGCGTCTCGTCGGACGCAGTTGCGCGCGAGGCCGGGGGGGAGCATGGCAAAAACATTACATATTCTGTAATATTCCTGCATGTTTGCGGCTTCCGGCACCACCAGTCAGCGGCGGGCGGCCCTCTTCGCGGTGGCCGACGGGCAGGCGGGGTACTTCACGGCCAAGCAGGCGGAGGCGGCCGGGTACTCCCGCCGCATGCACACCTACTCCGCTCAGCAGGGAGCCTGGCGGCACGTCGGTCACGGCCTCTACCGGCTGGAGCAGTACCCGGATACTCCACACGAGCCGTACGTGCAGCTCAGCCTGTGGAGCCGGGACCACCAGGACGAGCCCCAGGGGGTCCTCGGGTTCGACACCGCCCTGATGCTCCACGACCTCAGCGACCTGATGCCTGACCGCGTCCACCTCGTCGTGCCCCCGGGGTTCCGCAAGCGCCCGCCCCCCGGCGTGGTGCTCCATCGTGGCGTCCTGCCGGAGGCCGACCTCCAGCCGGCTCAGGGCTACTGCCTCACCACCCCCCTGCGCACCCTGCTGGACCTTGCGGGGAGCGACCTCAGCCCCGAGCACCTGCACCAGGGGCTGCGCGAGGCGCTAGAGCGCGGCCTGGTTCGCCGCCGGAAGCTCGAGGAACGCCTCGGGGACCCCACCCTCGACCCCACCGCCCGGCGCCGTCTGCTGGCCGCCCTGGAGAACTTGTGAGGTACAGGACCGCCCGCGACTTTCGCCGCGCCCTCAACGACCGCCTGCGGGAACAGGCCGGGGCGGGGGAGGACCTTGCCCGGCTCCAGCGCCGCCTCGCCTACGAGCGCTTCCTGGCCCGCCTGTTCGCCGTGGTGGGGGAGACCTGGGTGCTCAAGGGCGGGTACGCCCTCGAACTGCGGCTGGGGGGCCGGGCCCGGGCGACCAAGGACCTGGACTTCCATGCCCTGGGCGGTGCCGACCTCCTCGACACCTTGCAGGCTGCCGCCGAGCAGGACCTGGGCGACCACTTCCGCTTCGTGGTGCAGCCCCCGGAACGCGGCACCCTGGGGGGACCGCCCGAGGGAGGGCAGCGCTTCCGCGTCCAGGCCTTCCT comes from Deinococcus sp. YIM 134068 and encodes:
- a CDS encoding type IV toxin-antitoxin system AbiEi family antitoxin domain-containing protein, whose amino-acid sequence is MFAASGTTSQRRAALFAVADGQAGYFTAKQAEAAGYSRRMHTYSAQQGAWRHVGHGLYRLEQYPDTPHEPYVQLSLWSRDHQDEPQGVLGFDTALMLHDLSDLMPDRVHLVVPPGFRKRPPPGVVLHRGVLPEADLQPAQGYCLTTPLRTLLDLAGSDLSPEHLHQGLREALERGLVRRRKLEERLGDPTLDPTARRRLLAALENL